The Sulfurimonas aquatica genomic sequence GACTAGCTTATTCTTTTAAGCTCTGCGCAACAAGTTTATTTACCACTTGAGGGTTTGCTTTGCCTCCTGTATTTTTTAGTACTTGACCTACAAAGAAGCCTAGTAGTTTTGTGTTGCCAGCTCTAAACTTCGCAACATTGTCTGGATTTTTAGCGATAATCTCATCAATGATAGGTGTGATTTTAGCAGGGTCACTTATCTGCAGAAGACCCTTGTCTTCAACTATCTTAGTTGGGTTGTCTCCAGATTTTGTCATCTCCTCAAACACTTGCTTGGCAATCTTATTTGAGATGGTCTCATCGTCTATCATTTTAACAAGTTCGGATATCTGTTCTGCGTTAAATTTTAGCTCATCTGAATGTTTCTCTTTTAGTTCTCTTGCTACTTCGTTTGTTACGATATTTGCGATGGCAACAGGAGAGTTAAGAGATAAAAGAGCTTCTTCGTAAAATGATGAGAGTTGCTCATCGCGCGCTAGAGTGTTTGCTACTTCAGCGTTTAACCCAAGTTGGCTTGTATATTTATCAAATAGTACTTGCTCTTTTTCGCTCATAGCCGCTACTTCGCCATCCACTTGCACTTGTTTAGCTTGTGGCTTAGGCACATTCTCTTTTGGTTTTGTCTTTTTACCCCAAGAGTCTTTGAGACCAACTATTTTGTTAAATACAGGAAGTTCATCTGTGTAATCGATTGGATCGGCATAAAAATACCCTTGTCTTTCAAACTGGAATCTCTCATCAGGTCTATTAGTTATAACAGCAGGTTCAATAAGAGCATTTTTTATAATGCGAAGAGAGTCCGGATTTACATCTTCTAGCCCTTCTGGAGCTTCGTCTTTAAAGAGCCTATCGTAAACTCTTACTTCAACTTTCTTAGCTTCTGCAGCACTCACCCACTGAATAGCACTTTTTACTTTGATACCACTAGTATCTTCTGCACCGCTTTTAGATTCAGGGTAATACTCTGCTTTTATCTCTATAATTTCACCATTACTGTCTTTGACAACTTCTTTACATGTGATGATGTATGCATGTCTAAGGCGTACTCCTTGATCAGGTGTTAAGCGGAAATAGCCTTTTAGAGGAGTCTCCATAAAGTCGTCGCGTTCAATGTAAATCTCTTTGGAAAAAGGTAACTTTCTCATACCATCTTTAGGTACGTCGTGAGGATAATAAGGAGCGTCAATCTCTTCACTGCCATCATAGTTCTCAATCGTTACTTTAAGTGGGTTAAGCACAGATAATACACGAGGTACTTTTGTGTTCAAATCATCTCGTATACAAAACTCAAGTTGTGCAACGTCAACCATTGAGTTCGCTTTTGCTATACCTACTGAATCACAGAAGTTTAAAATAGACTCAGGAGTGTATCCTCTTCTTTTGTATCCAGCGATAGTAGGTAAACGAGGGTCGTCCCAACCACTCACCAGTCCACCTTCCACCAACTCTAGAAGCTTTCTTTTACTCATGACGGTGTAGTTAATGCCAAGTCTTGCAAACTCATGTTGGTACGGTCGATTTACTTTTAGACCTAATGTGTCTAGTACCCAGTTATATACATCACGATTGTTTTCAAATTCTAGCGTACAGATAGAGTGAGAAACACCTTCGATGTAGTCAGAGAGACAATGAGCGAAGTCGTACATAGGGTAAATAGACCACTCGTTACCAGCTCTAAAATGGTGTGAATGTCTTATTCGATACAGAAGAGGATCTCGCATTTTCATATTTGCAGCGGACATGTCTATTTTCGCGCGAAGGACATGCTCACCATCTTTAAACTCACCATTTTTCATTCTCTTAAAAAGGTCTAGGTTTTCTTCAATACTACGCTGGGCATACTTACTGCGTTTTCCCGCTTGAGTAACAGTTCCTCTAAACTCTCTCATCTCTTCTTCGTTTATGCTGTCAATGTAAGCTTTGTCCATTTTTATAAGTTGTATCGCATAGTCGTATATTTTATGAAAGTAGTCAGAAGTAAAACGAACATTACCATTCCATTCAAAACCAAGCCACTCTACGGCACCCTTTAGCGCTTCAACATACTTTGTATCTTCTGTTGTCGGGTTAGTATCGTCCATTCTAAGGTTACAGTGACCATTATAGTCGCTTGCAATGCCAAAGTTTATAGCGATAGATTTAGCATGTCCAATGTGTGGAAAGCCATTTGGCTCGGGAGGGAATCTTGTAACAATCTCCTTGTACTTACCTGACTTTAAGTCCTTTTCAACTATTGTGCGTAAAAAATCTTTATGCTCACTCATTATTATTAAACCTTTTGATTTTGAAACTTTTATAAGAGTAGTATTTTATCAGATTTGAGCTTATAGCAGCTTACATGAAGTATTATTATCAGAGGGAATCTGTTTAGTTTATGATTATAGGTAAAAACAATATGTAGTTGTAAAAAAATAAAAGAGTAGGGGATGTTTAAATTAGTTTTGTAAGTGGTGACCCCGAGGAGAATTGAACTCCTGTAACATGGATGAAAACCATGGATCCTAACCGCTAGACGACGGGGCCACTCTAAATCTCAACTGTTTTGTTGAGCCGAAATTATATAGATTTTATTCTTAAGAAATAATAAAATCTATATGGAATATTGAATTAATCGTAAAAACTACGTAAAGCTCTAATAATTACAGCATTCTTGGAGATGCTTTCAGCTTTTGCATTTGCATTAACCGTGTCGTAAATATCCAATGGTAGAGAAATTGAAAAAGTTTTAGTCTCTATTTTCTTTTTCTTAGCTATCATTGATGTAACGCCAGAAAGTAGCTCTATTATCTTTTTAGTATCAATAGGTTTTTGAATAAAACTATTTACACCTACCTCGATTGATTCAGAGATTTTTTCAATATCATTACTTGCAGATATAACAATAATGATTTGAGTTGGATTAATTTCACGAATCTTACGTGCAAGTTCAATACCATCCATACCAGGCATGATGATATCTACAAATATAACATCAGGTTTAATCTCTTTATATTTTGCCAAAGCAGATTCGCCATCAAAGCAAGAATCAACACTATTGAAGAAATTTTTAAATGTAGAACTAAGTAACTCATTTGTTACTTTTTCATCTTCTACGACCATCGCTGAAAGCATTTTTGTTTGTTCTGTTAACTGAATTAAGTCTATATTACCCATTTTGAAATTCCTTATCTATTTTAATTATTTGTATTATACAGAAAATAAAGTAAATAAATATAACATTTTGCAACAGCACACTAAATTTGTCGAATTATTACATTTTTAATATAAATATGTTAATTATTATTTTTCGCTTTTAAACTGTTCAAGCCATTCAGTATCAGATTTTTTTGATTCTTCTTTTTGATCCAATAGGGAACCGATAATATTTTTAAGAGTCTCTTCGTCCATAAACTCCAATATTGCAGGATCGATAGATGTATTATTTACATTATCATATCCATTAAGCAGAGTCTGTATATCTGATATTAATTGTAGTTTCTTATCCATA encodes the following:
- a CDS encoding response regulator transcription factor, yielding MGNIDLIQLTEQTKMLSAMVVEDEKVTNELLSSTFKNFFNSVDSCFDGESALAKYKEIKPDVIFVDIIMPGMDGIELARKIREINPTQIIIVISASNDIEKISESIEVGVNSFIQKPIDTKKIIELLSGVTSMIAKKKKIETKTFSISLPLDIYDTVNANAKAESISKNAVIIRALRSFYD
- a CDS encoding glutamine--tRNA ligase/YqeY domain fusion protein, encoding MSEHKDFLRTIVEKDLKSGKYKEIVTRFPPEPNGFPHIGHAKSIAINFGIASDYNGHCNLRMDDTNPTTEDTKYVEALKGAVEWLGFEWNGNVRFTSDYFHKIYDYAIQLIKMDKAYIDSINEEEMREFRGTVTQAGKRSKYAQRSIEENLDLFKRMKNGEFKDGEHVLRAKIDMSAANMKMRDPLLYRIRHSHHFRAGNEWSIYPMYDFAHCLSDYIEGVSHSICTLEFENNRDVYNWVLDTLGLKVNRPYQHEFARLGINYTVMSKRKLLELVEGGLVSGWDDPRLPTIAGYKRRGYTPESILNFCDSVGIAKANSMVDVAQLEFCIRDDLNTKVPRVLSVLNPLKVTIENYDGSEEIDAPYYPHDVPKDGMRKLPFSKEIYIERDDFMETPLKGYFRLTPDQGVRLRHAYIITCKEVVKDSNGEIIEIKAEYYPESKSGAEDTSGIKVKSAIQWVSAAEAKKVEVRVYDRLFKDEAPEGLEDVNPDSLRIIKNALIEPAVITNRPDERFQFERQGYFYADPIDYTDELPVFNKIVGLKDSWGKKTKPKENVPKPQAKQVQVDGEVAAMSEKEQVLFDKYTSQLGLNAEVANTLARDEQLSSFYEEALLSLNSPVAIANIVTNEVARELKEKHSDELKFNAEQISELVKMIDDETISNKIAKQVFEEMTKSGDNPTKIVEDKGLLQISDPAKITPIIDEIIAKNPDNVAKFRAGNTKLLGFFVGQVLKNTGGKANPQVVNKLVAQSLKE